In Parasteatoda tepidariorum isolate YZ-2023 chromosome 8, CAS_Ptep_4.0, whole genome shotgun sequence, the DNA window CATATCAcatccgggtcaccaatgtgagGTAAGAGCATTCGACAAAGTTAACCTTCATCTATCGAAAAGTACCTCAAGATTGAATTGAATTGGTATGTATTATATACTAGTCAATTGATGATTAATAATCGTAATGGTAGTCACGCCACAGCATCGTAGAGTATAAGAATAATCTTATAAGTCGTCTAAcaatcttttgaaatttctttcctAGTCCATACTTTTGGTCCATACATACTGGACATATAGTTTACTACACAAAAtacagtcccgcagtggactgatcgttaagacacggctcccagcagatcaccaaagtcaagcatcactggctgcggtcagtgtgagggtgggtgaccacttggatcagtctgcgtagggaccgagggtgtgcggtaaactgttctaccgtaaagcgCTCGGCATCGCGTGTAGGTTttcgagctaccgaagcggaggtgctatcccctctgcagaggatcaaaattgtgttggcatgtcttcggatcatcctcagggatgtttcccagaccgtcgccgatagcccattgtgcagctttagtgcgacgtaaatgaactgcaaCAACAACACTAGACAAAATACAATTTACCAATCCGATTTTcggtttttgttttctttcattgtcGTCGTTTATCGGAGATGTGTAAATCATATGCAGTGAGAATAACCCTTTAAGCTAAATGGCAAAATCGCTCGGCTGCTGATATTTCTGATAGTTTATATTCTTTCATATTAACTGTTAACCGTGATTATcgaaaaactttgtttttattatcgGAGTGTCTATTGCACCGATTATCGGCGCAGCAAAATTCATTTTGCTATCGTACCGATCAAATTTTCAACCAATCATAGAGCGTATCTGTCCACGTGACtctccgatttttttttcaaaaNTTAATAATCGTAATAGTAGTTACGTCACAGCATCATAGAGTATAAGAATAATCTTATAAAGTCgtcaaacaatattttgaaatttttttcaagtccaTACTTTTGGTCCATACATACTGGACATATCATTTACTagacaaaatacattttaccaaTCCGATTTTCGGTTTTTGTTTTCTCTCATTGTCGTTTATCGGAGATGTGTAAATCACATATAGTGAGAATAACCCTTTAAGTTAAATGTCTTTCATATTAACTGTTAAccgtaattattaaaaactttgttttcattattttgttcttaCTCGGTACCGAAcgaaaatgaaattctaaaatttatctttcaatgTAAATAAGTTCTAATTCAGATTCTGTAAGcatcttgttttttaattatttatttttattgattgtaaATATAAGATCTCCGACTCTGTGAATTTAGAGATATTAGAAATCGATCTATTTACTTGTATTTGTATATTGCTTTGTTTATTTTGGCTATTATCTTTAAAGTAATAcatgttttttactttaagtgcttgttttttaatcacaaaatcTAACTTATTTGTAAGCTATGCGCGACTTCTATAACACAGACAACATAAATCAAATCATAGtcgaattaatttttgtttgcatatagtgtatttaaaaaaaaaattaagtattttttttctttgtctttaattttttatcatacagttttaatcatagttttaataatttttggaatgAAACTTTTCTAAccttttcaattgtttaaaactaaggTCGTGtagaatataaaatgaagaaGATTAACAAGTCTAGGTAACTTTCGAGCAGCGGCCtgcatgaaactaaaaaaacaaagcgGAAAATCTCAGGAAGATTCCAACTTGAAGAGCAAACTTctatatgttttgtttaaaaatttgaaagtttaaaattacgataCGGAATCAGATCATGAAGCGGAAATATTCCCATAAATTGggtaaatgttctaaaaatattttaaattatatgtgtattgAGTGTGAAGTTCAGTTTTTCATAAGAAAGTTTCAATCagtctttttgtttaaatgcttcattttggaaattttaaattatttttagttgagTTGAAAGATGATtccgtattttaaataatcgaatttgtttctaaatttcatttctgaaagttttaatcattctgattttaatcgaaaattgACCGAATTCTAAGTTATTTTTGTGTGaagtattcattttataatggatAGTTTGTTCTCTAAGTCTTTAATCATTGCAACTGTTGGTTAAGCATTAATTAGGAGCTGGGAAATTGATGTTTCCCTATCGTGATCTGTTGCACAGACTACAATCGCctaggtgccaaatagattttactttaaaagaaactttagtttttagaaactttaaaatttttttacaaaagacgCGTAGATGTTTGCACAAGGGTTGCATGAGTTAAACCTTTTGacttggtccctttctgtgatgtgttttttagtttcttgcagGCATCTACTCTGAagttattctgccacagatcacgatatggaAATCTCCCCATTGTGAACATGGAGTTGGAAAACTttcataacaattaataacattgttttcataacataacattgtttaatttcataacattgtttaatttcataacattgtttaatttcataacattgtttattaatttcataacaattaataacattGCATTCATAATATaacattgtttaatttcatgacattgtttattgatttcataacattaattcattaacattaatttcataaaattgtttattaattaagtttcaagtgtgttcaaattttcaatttaaccaAATTGACCCATCAGATATCTTTTTtgagctggaaaaaaatattttaatggggCATTGACTGATTTCGAGaagtatttaattgaaatatgtatatccagttaaaaaatagagatgtggatttttcagaaatatttcattaatactgTGTACACAATAAATCTATGAACCTGTATTAATGCtttgaatttgatttctttttttaattttttaaaattctaagaacagaattaagatatttaatatagtttagttatttaatatatttttttatatacattgctatatttttaagaaaaatattatttttaagaaattttaactgatgacataattgcaataaaaattctagtaaCCTCGTTTTAAACTAATTAGTATGTATAGTTTAGACAGGAAATTTTCCTATTATAGCATGAAAgaaaggtaataaataaatttagaatgtttttttttctaacaatgcgtttttttttaaaaatttttaggtaagttaagttatttaatttagaaacatgTCAACCAGCAATTAAGGGAAAGTTAACAAAGGTACTGTTTTGGTACTCAGGCAAAACTAAGGTGCAAAACAGTCTATCTTTTCATTTGCATTTcagaagttttctttttttttaaaagatttgtgAAATTACTTTCAGGATTTGTTAGCTTgtgttttcattaataataataaatttcttagtaaatttttttgaaaaagatttaattaactcaaactgaaaaaatctgattaaaatcaaataaatctgtctaaaattttttaagaacgaTTCTCGACCTTTGCTTCATAATAAGTGCCATATTTGAACTATTGAGTGTCACCAAATTACAATACTAATAACaaagttataagaaaatatctatttataatagttttctataacttaaaaactaataaaatattttcttttgtctgctaaatatatttgcaaaatgatttttttatttcttaataagtttttaattaagctgaatttaaattcataaaattttctttatttgttagaAATATATGCAGAAGGGTAATGTttgagattttaataaacacatGCCCATTCTCCTCTTTGCAAAAATGACTTATGATTTAAAGGTTCTCAAAGAAAAGGtgcattttcttattattctaaGTTTCACTAACATTGTATGTAATTAATAACACCTGTTATGATTCACATgatcacaatatttaaatatttcagcacttatttatgtaaatgtttCTCAAACAGGTTCAAAGCTGAAAGAGAGAAGATTTATAAAACCAGATTTTGTCGATTTCGAAACTGTGGGATtaaggtatatatatatttttaaagaaactatgtGTTTTGATGtagttattattactttatattatatttttaagtgttattcattttttattactacttgttatttacaaaattatattacaatgaTAGTATGCAATACGGTAATACAGAATTTGGTAACGAAAATGTTTAGCATTATCAAATACGGTTAAACTTCTGTAAGTGACCATctccaggggtctgtccagacattttgtgaaaggtccgtttttcgtgaaattgtgaaaaaattactcacattctgtCAAACAGGgtctgcttttatgaatttgtgcaaatagggtccgttattgcaacaaaaaaaactttttcaaggagtttttaaattgtaaagacatacaagattatgctcaacactgNttaaaaaatactaaattctcgtatttattttttaaaaataattacaattcctaaattaactaatataaacaaaaccaatggttaaataacgcaatatatttcatacctaattatacgggcgaaatgataaaataaaaggaaaacttattaatataaataaaaacacttgaaaattatcgaaccaaaacgatagttaaaaaaggcactagcataaatgttaaaacccggaacaaggcaagatcaacggaattttaaaaaaaaacccaatgataaaatttatgaattaaaagaatttatttattgagcGCGAAATATATcgtgaaaagaagaaaaaaatcaaacgtagtggaatcagaaaaacaagactgcaatctgcttcataaaataatcctatgtttaagttaataaacaattctccttttatttattttttttttgttgataaaaacacgatttttaattacagaagatgtgattccacatcaataaaaacttgcaaatgatACCGCACTTCAgaagaataagaatttattcggaagaaaaagattttatttttattaaccgaTGTCAaacagataaatatatttttctctttcatcttcTGTTCCTCCCTTCCAAACATTCCTCCCTTCCTTCAAGGTCACAGAGGAAATGACGTTTCTCTGGGtaaacggggaaaaaaattctccccttccttacattttcctctactcaacttcaaggatgGGTACAATTTCCGCTAATTTTCATAATCGTTCAAGTTTAAAATGGCGGAAAAACCGAGCAAAATGTTTTCCGGTTTTCTTGTTTCCCGGTTAtctggataccggataaatggttctctactgtattacTATATATACCAGTGTATAAGTTGACATTTCCAATTTCCAAAATGTTGAGAAAATCAGTGGGTCGACTTATACACCGATAATAAAATAGGACATTCATTGATACTAAAATATCGATGCATTATTAACAATGAGATCGATATGAATTACTAGTTAAGTCACCGACAAATTCCCAACTTCCACGATCCATTAGAGCTACTCTCATGTCACGCTTCCAACTATCGTAGTTGAATACTCCAAGTTTGGGAAAAGCTAAACTCGTTGATTCTAAATTTCCTTCcatattcaaaatttggtttcttcctgctattaaaataaatttttcaactccCAGATAGAATTTCTTCTGTATCTGTATCGTTGACGTGGGTAAAGGCCCATAACCTTTGTGGGTTTAACTCGCAATGCAGAGTACgctaaaaatgatgaaaacacAAGTAAACTTGTACAcaacatttattaatactttaaatgtttaatttaaatttaaaaattgtaatgctgaataaatatatacagaATCAACATCTACAATCATAATCCTATGATGGATATCAGGCCATCAGCCAAAGACTAAAGGGAAAGGCGGGCTGCTCAtacatcatgaaaaaaaaaattgtttgttcttTTATAGAACACGATGTCTTACGTCACATTGATTAGCTGATTATTTCTTGACTTCTCTTCACTTCCATCCTGGAGACGAATCTGCAAGAGactaaaacacttaaaattacttatttccaCATATTGGTAGAGAGACTGACGCATGCGTAACATTTGACGTTTGCATAGCCACAGTGTGGTTGCATGCCATAGAGAAGGTGGTTGCAGAAGTTAGCGTCCATTACGGAACATGCAGGTGAGTAGGCAGAAACAACGAGGAGTGATTCAATTTTTAGCGGCGGAGGGAGTTGGAGGTCAGGAAATGTATCGATGGATGAAGCAGTGTACGGTAAGTACAGTCTGAGAGGTTCAAGTGTTGTAGAAGGGCGCAAAAGATTCCTTGAGGGGCACGAGTTACTGGACATTGCAGCAGTTTCGGTGGGAAACGCTGGAACATCCACCGTACAGTACAGACCTTTTACCATGTGACTTTCATGTTTTTGGACCTCCAAAACAAGCTATTCGCAGACATCGATACACAGCGGACGGCGACTTGTGTGACTGGGTCCAGGTCTGGATCCGACAGCAGCCTACTAGCTTCTTCAAAGGTGGAATCGACCGGTTCGTGTCGCAAAGAGATAAATGTGCCAACAATTTTGGTGACGATTTTTTAGTATGTGTACTGTGTATAACTACATCTGTgagttaataaaatcattaccgTTACTTTATACTAGTGACCAGGTTTCATTTGAATGCCCTTcatatataatcaaaataatttgattatccAAAATAAGTCTGACCCCAGTTACTTTCGGTTATCAaagttctaatatttattaaacatctttttaacaaaaatttttgttttttcttctagtAAAGGAAACAAAAAGTGGGTAACACTATGGCTACCCGAAGAAATCGAGCTGACTCTTCTGATAATCCTGAAGAAGACAATGCtcgtaaaaaagaaagattggattgtgcaatttataaacttaaagaGAAAAAGGGTGGCTTTGGCGAAACTGATGAAAGTAAATCTAAAAATTCTGTATCATCAGCGAATTCTAAAAACAGCTCAAAGGGTGAAAAAGGGTTAAAATTTGAGATTGCATTAAAGAATTCTGAGAGTGAGTCGAGTGAAATTGTGGGAACATTCAATGAGGCAGATTTTCGCATAATtccaaaaactgaaattttaaatttaaattactgcaTGTGGGAGAATACTTCAAATGTTTGTTGGTTAGATGCATCTATGGCTCTGCTGGCCCATAATCAAACACTCAGGTACGAGTGTGACATAAATGGTTCGGCACACgtaaaaacaattgtaaaatattataatgaagcAATTTGTTTACTTAATGATGATAGTAGTGACTGGAATATTGAGCAAAGACTTGCAATAGCGAAAAAGTTCTTGAGCACTGTTCAAGATTCATCATTGGAGTATTTGCAGCCAATCTTGAAGTACAATAATGGTGATCCAGAGAGTGCATTCTGCTCTCTGTTCAATTTAATACGTGAGGATAAAACTGTTAGAAAGTTCTTTGAAGTCGAAtatacaaaatcatttttatgtgaAAAGTGCGGTATGAATCGTACCACAACCATTAATAAACCCATTATAACTCTTCCAAAAGTTGTTGCATTTCAACCCAGCTCACCCTTTTTTGTCAGTGAATGTCCCTCATGTAAAGATCAAGAACAACGAATCAAAGTGTCATACAAGGTTTTACCTAAATGCCTcattttccattttgaaaatgGAGCTGGTAAAGGGGAATTGTATCCCCTAGATTTTTCCATATATGGACGCGAATACAAAGTCACAGGTTTGATGACTCTAGAAAAGTCTGAGGAAATGACCGTTGACCATTTTGTATCATGGATTAGGGATCCAAGTTCTGATTGTTGGTTGGAGTGTAATGATTTAAATCccgaagttttaaaatttgcagcTATCCCGCCTCATTGTATTAGTTTGGTAGATGTGTGCATGGTTATGTTTGAAGCATTTGATGACTTAGgtacaattgaaattaaaactgatGAGTCAGAATTAACAGAAAAGTTAAATCTTGCAGACGGGGAAGCGGAAGATGCCAACATACCTTTCATTGATTTATCGCAAGATATTGAAGAACCTAGAAACAGATCTAATAACCGTGAAACACCTTCAAGAAAAACGTGTGGcgaaaaaaacatgaatgttTGGAGTGATGGTGATGATCTGAATTTTTTGAACAGTATTTGCAATAGTCCTAGTGATTCACTAAGTAAATCAAATAATGATTCACAGCCTTATTCTTTTATGAAGCAACTTGACTTAAAACCCAAAACAGATGAAACTCAAAAGGACCTTGTTTTACTCCCTGAAAGTCAAACTTCATGTAGTGATGTTAGTGCACCACATGAAAgtgaacaaaaaaatgtttcattgcaAGATACACTTTCACCTAGGTACACAGATTTGATTAAGAAATTAGCTGCACAAAATGATGATATAGAGGATGGTAAAATTCTTTCGTCAGATACTAAGCAGAAATCtgaatttccaaaattaaatactaCTGAGAAGTCCCCCTTAGATGAAAGTTTACcttcaaaaatgatttcttgtcaaaaattaaatgataatgtttGTAATTCGAAAGACAGTAAAAAATCTTCACCTACAGTAGTAAAACTAGTTACATCTGGGaactttcaaaatgataaagaaaatgcTGATATCTCTTCGGCAGAAGTAATAGAAAGTGATTTTGTGACGCAGCAGtatgataaattaaatcaaatacttGCTTCCAAAAAAAGCACccacagtaaaataaaatttcccactcaagaagaaattaatggcaataaaaaattgatagacCTTTcctcagattttaaaaatggtaaccAATATCAAAATCAGAAAACTGATTTGTTAGCCAGAGAAGAAAATAACACCAAAAATCTCTTAGATGTTcctaataatgataaattaactGGTGAGGAAATTCTTTCTGCTATAGTTCAAGCAAAATGTTCAGGCTTGGATGAGATGAGCAATGGTAATCTTTCAGATCATACAAATGATAATTCTAAAAGGTCTCTTCTTCCTATTGAAGTAAAAACAACAGTATTTGACTGCTTCCAAAATGAGGGAAAATATATAGACCATATTCCTGTATCTTTAGAGTCTATGCCTATTTTTCCTGTGGAAGAAAAAACACAGACAATTACCCCCGCAAGCCAAGAGAAAGATGAATTAAGTAAAAGTGTTACAATGTCTGCAAGTTCAatccttttaaaagaaagtcaAGAGAAACATGAACCTGATGGTGAGTCTTCTACCAATTTAACTGATTTTCTCCTTAAAGAAAATCCATATGATATGGCACTTATTGTAAAAGAATCTGAAGAAATAACCCCAGAGACTATTATAAAGGTcataagaaatgaaaagaaaccaTTAGTTTCTTCTAAAACTTCTAATTCTCCAAGTATGACTTCCAGAAGTAagataagaaaaagaagaaagcaGAGAAAAGATTTTGaccatttaaaaatgaagccattttcaattaatgttgaaaaaatgacACATGAGGAGATTTTAGTGTATTCTCCTCGTGCTTTCGAATCCTCAACTCCCGAAGGTTCACCCAATTCAACTTCAACTAATCAAGGCTCATTGTCCTGCGAAGTCAGCACTGAAGTGTATCCAGAACGTTTTAATGATGACCTGAAACATGACTCTAGTCAAAAGATTTTACAGGCAGATATACGTAGTAAGAAAAGTCTAGGTCTGAGTTCAGAAGTAAGCAGTAGACTACAGAACTCCTTACTAAATCAATCTAATGAACCTTCTACTTCTGGTATAAGTAATAAAAGAGGAacgaaacattatttaaatcaaagagGTAAAAAGGGACATGTTAGCGGAACACTCGCTGAAAATGATTCGGCAAAATCAGGCACTGTACaaagcattaaaaacaaaacccaTGTGGAACCTAATCAGAATTGTTCTCCAATCAGTAAAAGAGGAAGGCCAAAAAAGGAAAAGGTGATTATAACAAACACgcttgaagaaaatatttctttaattgagAAAGTTAAACAAGAACCAATTTTAGCTAGtccaaacaaaaagaaaaatttgcttcGTCAAAATACCAAAAACCTTCTAAGCCATTCATCTCAAGaccataatattgaaaaaactcAAGAAGCAGCCactaaaaatcaagaaatttcaaaaaatataaaacttcatACAGAAACTATACCTAAAATGCTATCATGTGAAGTTGGAAAGAAATGGGGAAGGAAGGAAAAGCAACCTGCTTTGGATGAAATTAAACTAAGCACTGATTTATCACAAAACAATGCTATTGATATTAGTTctgatttaatacaaaatccTTCAACAATTTCTATTCATAAAAGTAGAGGTAGAACAAAGAAAGGAACAGATCTGAATGTCACTAACTCAAATAATGCCTTGCaagatcataaaaatttaaattctacagTGATTGGCACACCAGTTAGAAAAAGCAATAGAAAACGCTCTGATGCCTTACTCGCCTTAAAAGATAACTATGTTGTGGATTCTTATGATTCAAAGTCAAACATCGCTTCTGTTGAGAGTCAAgaatcaattgttattt includes these proteins:
- the LOC107456272 gene encoding serine-rich adhesin for platelets, producing the protein MATRRNRADSSDNPEEDNARKKERLDCAIYKLKEKKGGFGETDESKSKNSVSSANSKNSSKGEKGLKFEIALKNSESESSEIVGTFNEADFRIIPKTEILNLNYCMWENTSNVCWLDASMALLAHNQTLRYECDINGSAHVKTIVKYYNEAICLLNDDSSDWNIEQRLAIAKKFLSTVQDSSLEYLQPILKYNNGDPESAFCSLFNLIREDKTVRKFFEVEYTKSFLCEKCGMNRTTTINKPIITLPKVVAFQPSSPFFVSECPSCKDQEQRIKVSYKVLPKCLIFHFENGAGKGELYPLDFSIYGREYKVTGLMTLEKSEEMTVDHFVSWIRDPSSDCWLECNDLNPEVLKFAAIPPHCISLVDVCMVMFEAFDDLGTIEIKTDESELTEKLNLADGEAEDANIPFIDLSQDIEEPRNRSNNRETPSRKTCGEKNMNVWSDGDDLNFLNSICNSPSDSLSKSNNDSQPYSFMKQLDLKPKTDETQKDLVLLPESQTSCSDVSAPHESEQKNVSLQDTLSPRYTDLIKKLAAQNDDIEDGKILSSDTKQKSEFPKLNTTEKSPLDESLPSKMISCQKLNDNVCNSKDSKKSSPTVVKLVTSGNFQNDKENADISSAEVIESDFVTQQYDKLNQILASKKSTHSKIKFPTQEEINGNKKLIDLSSDFKNGNQYQNQKTDLLAREENNTKNLLDVPNNDKLTGEEILSAIVQAKCSGLDEMSNGNLSDHTNDNSKRSLLPIEVKTTVFDCFQNEGKYIDHIPVSLESMPIFPVEEKTQTITPASQEKDELSKSVTMSASSILLKESQEKHEPDGESSTNLTDFLLKENPYDMALIVKESEEITPETIIKVIRNEKKPLVSSKTSNSPSMTSRSKIRKRRKQRKDFDHLKMKPFSINVEKMTHEEILVYSPRAFESSTPEGSPNSTSTNQGSLSCEVSTEVYPERFNDDLKHDSSQKILQADIRSKKSLGLSSEVSSRLQNSLLNQSNEPSTSGISNKRGTKHYLNQRGKKGHVSGTLAENDSAKSGTVQSIKNKTHVEPNQNCSPISKRGRPKKEKVIITNTLEENISLIEKVKQEPILASPNKKKNLLRQNTKNLLSHSSQDHNIEKTQEAATKNQEISKNIKLHTETIPKMLSCEVGKKWGRKEKQPALDEIKLSTDLSQNNAIDISSDLIQNPSTISIHKSRGRTKKGTDLNVTNSNNALQDHKNLNSTVIGTPVRKSNRKRSDALLALKDNYVVDSYDSKSNIASVESQESIVILKQEKDASQSKISSPDIKNIALVDQGFIQISDEEIPIGKRRNLRKRNCIRSSTSDSDVNPKYEALVEEDSVKLNKNIKNATSSCTSASETELIVDSGDVKGKKRNKRKTSQIKSEACLPTISEKTVKDELKVVETKSNVLKNILPSSIKRNVNQNHPEENVLYTVQSGFSLDNETNEPPPQKKIKTEAVAPVVKTLPKLKRGRKKSLNLIGDSVSNSVDELSPKRKKKQCDSKSGIRRDSPVIVPLPDEKNISYDVAGSKKETTPKKTDISRKKRNATQQLLPSSLNQSLNKSLQSSLPNKKKSNSSYLDMTVDCIVDLYLTKAYDLFGIGCEEYRH